DNA from Haloplanus sp. HW8-1:
GCTGCGCCCGGGCCTCGATGCCGCGGCGACCATCCGCGTCACCTCTGCTTTCTGAATCTTCAACTTCTGTCCCTCTGGTGAGAGTCGTCTGTCCACCTGGTCTCACGCCCTCCTCGATGAACTCGCGGTGAACGGTCTCTATCTCATCCTGACGCTTCCGGATTTCTGTGGGGGTTCCCTCGACGTGAGCACCAGTCGTAGCGAAGTACCGTCCGGAGTCATACATCTCAATAGGGCCCTTCCGGTTTCCGCCGGGCGGAAGTTTCCCACTTGCGAGGATATGCACACCAGTCCCGGAAGCGGAAACCTCCGTATATGAGTCGACCTTGTCGATGATTGTTTGCGTCCATTCCTTGATTTCACCAGTATCAGAATCACGACAGTTATCGAGGTCGATACCGACGATGGTGACGTCGTCACTGAAGACGAACCCCAGACCATCGGCGTTCACGCGAGAGTCGTTGAGTGAATCCCAGGCGGTGTCGAAGTCTCGGCGATGTTCGGGGTTGGTAACGTCGGCATTAATGTCACCACTCGTCCGATATGGTTTAGTCGGAATCTTGGTAGATTTTCCGTCACGCATACCTTCACGCCAGCAAATCCAATTCCTGATAGTGCGGATTTTGTCCGGGATCCCGTCTTTAGCTACGTCTACTTTTGGCATGGATATTACCTATTGTCAGTCCGCCTCGTCGCCTCGTTTCGTCGGGCGAGACAAACCGATTTCGTCGATTTTCCCCGACTCAGGGCGAAAACCAACAGACAGCACACGAATTGTGAGCGAATGATCTCCCTCCCGTATCCAATACTATGTAAAATCACTCCGGAGGTGTCGAATGGAGCGATCTGGTTGGTTGATAGCCTGTCTAAAACGCTTTGCGCACGTGCGCTAAGTGCTGACGCTGAAGGAGTGTTAGAAAAGGCGGATTCTGACGATAGAGCTCCCATACTGCTGATGCGCGTCACACGCGAATTTTGCGCGAAGTTGCGAGCACTCGAAACCCCCGCAAACCCGGTGATTTCGCTTTGAACCTCAAAATGCCGTTTTAGAGCCTCTAAAACGCCTTGAACGCGCGCACTAAGTGCTGACGCTGAAGGGGCGTTAGAAAAGGCGGATTTGCGGGGTACAGCGTCCGTACTGCTCGTGCGCGTCGTGCGCGGACTTTGTGCGAATGCGTGGATGTGACTAGTCGAGATCATCGAGGAGATTTGGAGCGCCGACGAACGTCCACTTACCATCTTCACCCCAGATGGCTTCGGTGAGCTTCTCGTAGGTCCGCTTACTTCTCTTGGGGGGCAGTTCGTCGATCCGGCCAGCATTTGCGAGGGCTCGAGTGATATCCCATGCGACTGATAGATTGGGCACAATCCAGATTTTCATCTCGACGTCGAACCTGTTGAAGTCGTCATAGTGCTTGACCATCAGCGAGGGATGGACGTTTGAGATGACCTCTCCAATAATGACGGGATCTTTGCCATCGTAGCCGACCACGTCTGGCTTCACATCAGTCCCGTGAAGTGGCGTATATTTTTTAACAAAATAGTGATTGTTCGGGTCACGGGCGAGTGTGCGAGCGAACGCCTCTACCATCACCTTGTGGTAGGTCTTCTCGTTCACATCGCCCTGATCTTCGCCGGTAGCGACCTTCGCTCCACACGCTCGCTGGCCGTCGCGAGTCACAGTGTAGTAGACCCGCAGATTTTCGGTCCGCTTCTCGAGGTAGCCGAGTTCGATGAGCTTCTCTTCGTCTACCTCATCAAACTGATTCTTTATCCTCTCCATCGAGTTCACAACGTCGTAGGCAGGGTGGTTGCCGTTGACTGTGGTGACAATCGCGGTCAGGAAATGGCGTTCTTCAACTGTCAGACTCTTATCTATACCTTCTCGAGTCTCTCTATCCTTTTTGTCGGCACTCTCAGTGGCGTTCTCGTTGGGGGCATCAGACGCACTCTGATCGTCTGTATTGTCGGCACTTGTTCCCCTCTCCTCGTCGGTGTCTGCATCGTCGGTTTTGGACGGATCCTCGGAGCTAGGGTCAACTCCACCGTAGAGAAAGCCGTCAACTCGATCTCCCAGATTACTGTCTCCTTCATCAGCTGATCGTGGAACCCCGCCATCGGTCTCGTTGTCATCGTTCGTCTCTCGCGGCGGGCGGCGTGAACCGAGATCGTCTGTGAGGTCGTCTGCGGGAACTCGACTAGCTCCTGATTCGGCCTGTTCGCCGTGCTCGTTCGATCGGGGTTGTCCCTCTGTGCTGGGGGTGTTTGGACTCCCCGTGCCGAGTTGCGTCTGAGGGTTGGACCCAGTCTTCTTGCCTTCGCCGTTTGCGTCTCGGTTCTCGCCGGACACGCCAATCTCGAAGTCACGATTCTGGCTATTTTCACTACCGTTGATGCCGCGTCTGTGTTCGGCTGAGAGCTGCTCGTCGGAAGCGTCGGTGTTGCTTCCGGGTAGCAGGCAGTGGTCACGCCGCGTTGTACGGGTAATTTCTGCGTTGATGTCGCTGAAGACATGACCCTGCGTCGACACGGTCTTGTTGATCACGGGGTTGTCAGAATCGCTGTGACCGTCGGGGATATCGACGGGGAGCATCGTCACGATTTCGGGGATATCGGTCATGAACCCGGTGTCAGGGAGTTGAGCGACCCATTCTCCACGCGGGAGCGACGTGATCCGGTCGACGAGTTCCTCGTCCTCGATGCCTTCGTGGAACAGCGTCATCACGAGCTCGTCGTCGACGGCGAGTTTCCCGATGAGTTTCGTATTAATGTTCCGCAGAATTTCCTTGTACGAGGAGACGTCGAGGGCATCGGCCTTGACCTGCTCTGCGAAGTGGACGATGACTTCGAGGGAGAGACCGAATTCACGCCCGTCAGGAATCATGTCGTCGCGTACCAGTTCGGACTGGAGCATCGCCGCAGCTTCGTCGATGATGAGGTTGATAACGTATCCATCCTCGACCGGCGGGGTGTTCCTGAGTCGATGACGGAGACGAGCGCCCGACCAGATGTAGTCGAGCAGCATGAAGGTAAACAGATTGCTCGAGGCGGGCCGGAGGTCACCCGTATCGACGAGGACGACCTTCTTCGAGGCGAGGACGTCCTGGATGTCGAACATCGGCGATTGGTTGGCGTAGCAGCCCTTCTCGCCGTTCCACTCGGGAACGAAATTGAGGACACGCCAGACAAAGCTCCGCTCAGCGAGCTTCGTGATGCGGTTCATCACAGCATCGATCGACGTTTGGAACCGCTGCTCGTCGGCGTGGAGATGCCGCGTGAGAGCGAGGCGAAGCGTCCGGTCGCTCACTTCGGGGAGTTGCCCCTGCTGCATCTCGTAGGCAACCTGGAACAGGTCTTGGATGGGCCATGCGTCCCGGCCGTACACGGGGTCGAACATCGCCTTGATGAGGTTGTTGAGGATCTCTTGGGCGACGAACGCCTGCTGGGTCATTTCTCGGCCCAGCACGTACACGAGGAGTTCGTTGTAGCGGTCAACTTTCTCTTGGACGGCGACCGTGCGTGAGACGCCGGCAGCGAGTTGCGGTCGAATGTCGAAGTACGGGAAAGCAAGCACCTCGTCGTTCGGCCCCGGGACGGGGACGTGGAGGACGTCATCGAGGTTGCCGAATTGCTTGAAGTGTGCTTTCTTGTACTCGTCGGCCATCGTCCCACCTTTCCGGTCGAAGACGAAGATGGGGCCGTCGAACGATTGATAGGCCGACAGCGCATCGTTGACCATTGCGGTTGTCTTCCCGCCGCCCGTCGTCGCTGCGCGGAGAATGTGGTGCGTCAGCTGCTCTGCACTGAGACGGATGGGAATGTCTCGCCGGTTGTCGACGGCGGTCTCGGCGTATCCAATGTGCATTCCGTAATCGTACTGCGAGAGCAGGTCTTCATCTGTTGCCGTGAGTGGCGATCGAGCGTCGGGTGACCCGCCCGATGACCCACGCGAGGCTCGCGGGAGGGCGTCCGTGTGCGGGACGACGACGAAGTTCGCGAGTTCGTCGGGAGAGGCACAGATGAGTGGGTCACCTTTACTGAAGCGCCCGGTAAAACCGCTGATGCTGGCCTGACGGGCGTGGCACAGGCGGGCGAACTCTTTATTGTTGAACCCGAGGAGTTCCCCCTCGATGCCATAATATGGCCCCGAGAGCGACGTGAACGCGTTTGAGATACTCTGGACAGTCTGTTCGTCGCAAGCAGCTCGGAGTGTGAGGTCGAACGTTGTGGTGGGTTGTTTGCGGTCGATCTGTTCCATCCGCGACCCCGTGATCTTGTCATCATCGCCGGCGCTGACGGACCCTCCGACCTGCTCGGAGATGTCTCCACGGTGGATGTTTCGGCGTTCCTGGTCGGATGTTCCAAACATCTGCCGGGCAAACTCGTTTTTAAACGCGGAGAGCGTCCCGTGGTTGCCCATTTTGAGGTTCCGCTTGTGGGTTTCAGCCTCACTAGTCCAGTTAGAGCGTGGCCTGAAGGTGGCCTGGAAGATGAACGGATCGTCGGTGTGGACGGCCTGCTCAAGGAGCACACTGAGCGGCGAGCGATACTGGTCGTCGCTGTCGATAGCCAAATCGCTGAACGGCCGAAGCAGCGTCATCCAGTCGTCTTTTTTTGAGGCAATGCCTTTCCACCGGACGAGCGAGGGACGCTTCTCTTCACGGACTTCCTCGGGACGGAGCGGAACGCCTTCCCTGACGAGCTGTTCTTCAGCCTGCTCGGAAGAAAGATCATGCCCGCTTCCAATACTATGATCCACAAAAACCTCGGGGTCCTCGAAGCCAGCGAGGTTCTCGAGGTCGATAATGTCGTCGAGCGAGGCGATACGTCGCCCGCCAACGCGGGCGTTCCCGTCTTCTGAGTCAAACGCCGCGACGGGGTTGAACGGGACGATCTCGAACTCGAAGGACTCGGGATACATCGCGGCGACGTTTGCGGCGAGCGTCTTGAACGCAGTCGCCTCGTAGGGCGTCACGGAGATATAGAAGTCGAATCGCTTCGTGTTCCGCGGCTTGTGGATGATAAACTCAAAGGTCTTCTTGTAGTCCTTGATGCCGAGGCTGGCTTTGAGATTGAACCGCGAAGTGCTCGTCACGCCCGCCCGGTACAAGCCAAAAAGCCCCGCGATGACGTTCCCGGGTGTGACCTGCTCACGGGCGGGTGAGATGTGGATATATGGCCGGGCTTCGATCGGATCACTGAGTTTCTTTCCCGGCCCAGTCGTGCCCTTGACCTCGTAGGGAGTGAGTTGCTCCTCACGCTCTTCGTTCTCCTGATCGACCTCGTTCTCGGTCGGAGGGACGCGGTCAAAGTTGGTCGGTTCTTCCTGATTCTGAGTGGGGTGGTCCCGTCCCGATTCGGTCGAGTCTTCTCCGCGCGTTGACGACAAAGAGTTGATGCGATCGTGGAGGGTGTCCTGTTCATGATCGTCCCGATTGGGGTCCGTGGATGGGGGAGTCATTGGCCCACCATCTTCTTGCGAGTAGACACACCCCTCCGCCGACACTGTACAACGGTCGAGTGCGTCCCAACCCATCGGGCGATTCGGTTAGATAGGCACACTATTGGACTGTTTGTTGTCATTTTGGATTGTGTTGTGTCGTTTGATTCAGCCGCTACTGGATTGTGACCTAATTCTCCCCACAATTGGAAATTCGGACACGAGCGGCGAGCGGGGAAGGCGTCCGTACCGTCTAGCCCGTCTAGACGGTTTACGGGGTGGCGATCCACTCCAAGACAGCCACGAAGATCGTGACGCCGAAGTAGAAAATCGTCATGCTCATTCCACCAATCATGAGCCACATCCCGTTCTCAGCGCGGTCGGAGTTTTTCCGGGCAGTGAACCACACGATCGCGCCAAAGGCGAGAGCCACGAGGCCAGCGTACTTCAGAACGAGCAGGACGGTGTCGTATAGATTGGTCATGATACCCTCGAAATCGGCTGGGGGCCCACTCTGCGCGGCGACTGGATCCACGAAAACGACTAGGACGAGGATTCCCAAGACGAGGGATGTGCTGTGCTTTCTCAGGAGTTTCTTTGTTCGGAGGGTGCTCATGTTACCCACCGGGAAGAGGTGAGAATCTATTATAAAGAAGAGTAGACTACATCTAATGTGGCAGATGTAGAACGGCGGTTTCAGGGTGTCAACGGGCGGGATTACGGGGGTTTTCACCGGAACAGTTATGTGGTTACCAATAGCACACCTAATTGTTGGACTTGGAACACCCTCCAGTGCCTCCTTGTCCATAGGTGATTGCAGTGCCAACAAACAGCTCCAAGCCCACCTCGAGTGATAACACCGACCGCGACCCCGAGACGACGATCAACATCTGCCTCCACCGGGATACGCATACGCGGTTGACCGCCTACAAGAACGACAACCCCCTGATAGAGAAGTCGTACGACGAAGCGATCAACGAAATCCTTGAAAAAATCGACTTCCCACAGGCTGAAATGATCGAGAACAAGTACCTTCCGTCAATGTCCGACGCACATCCTAGCGACTCAGACTGAGACGAACGACCCACCTACAACATGTTCTTTTTCACGCTGGTTTCCTTTCCCCACTGACGTAGCACGGTATTACGGAGAGCTGGCCGTCGGGCGGCGTTTCGAATTGATCGGGACATCGTTGTGAGGGCCGCTACTGGAGGCTATCGATATCCCACCTGTTTCGGTGCGCGGGGGGCCCCACCGGAACTCGACGGTATCACCGACGTCGATGCCGTTCTCGGTGGTCCAGTAGTAGGGGACTTCGAGGACGTATTTCGACTGGCCCCGGTACTCTGTGAGGGGATCCCTGTTTTTGAGTTCAGCGTGGTGGATCACGGTGATCCGCCCCTCCTTGTCGATAAAGATGATATCGATGGGGAAGGCCATGTCCCGCATCACGTAGGTGCGTTCTCGTTCTGTGTCGTGGAGAAAAATCATCCCGTGACCATCTTCGAGGGAGTCAGTATTCGAGAGGCCGGTGTATTGTTCTCGCCATGTGGCGGCGACATTTCCCTCGACGGACGCGAGGTAGTCGCCGCTCTCATCGTAGATGGTCGCAGTCCCGTAATCGGGAGAAGTCAGGTCTGCGTGAACAGTATAGCCGACCCATACGACCATCGGTACGAAAACGACGATGAGGATAGCGATGACCCAGGGGTTCTTGAGACGGTCAAC
Protein-coding regions in this window:
- a CDS encoding DUF192 domain-containing protein, coding for MTGNGQRPDAGRDCDGNLDRRQEQGFDQEQEEYGPTNQPLLPEDTIARRIVDRLKNPWVIAILIVVFVPMVVWVGYTVHADLTSPDYGTATIYDESGDYLASVEGNVAATWREQYTGLSNTDSLEDGHGMIFLHDTERERTYVMRDMAFPIDIIFIDKEGRITVIHHAELKNRDPLTEYRGQSKYVLEVPYYWTTENGIDVGDTVEFRWGPPRTETGGISIASSSGPHNDVPINSKRRPTASSP